The following are from one region of the Actinoplanes sp. L3-i22 genome:
- a CDS encoding TetR family transcriptional regulator gives MQGERRPGARELARRAMRAQIADMALDLFLDRGFDQTTVEDICSAAGISRSTFFRYFPSKEDVFAGETSSAVDEILDGLLQRPDDEAPWTALRHSMGPLVEYYASRSERAFRLAALAVATPALATVQRDKQAKFHALITPELARRLGADLDDPTDPRPRALIAGALGCLDAAVAAWIAGNGKQQLGQLLDRAMDAINQPGAN, from the coding sequence ATGCAGGGTGAGCGTCGTCCCGGTGCACGTGAGCTCGCCCGCCGTGCCATGCGGGCGCAGATCGCGGACATGGCCCTCGACCTGTTCCTGGACCGCGGCTTCGACCAGACCACCGTCGAGGACATCTGCTCGGCCGCCGGCATCTCGCGCAGCACGTTCTTCCGCTACTTCCCCTCCAAAGAGGACGTCTTCGCCGGCGAGACCTCGTCCGCCGTCGACGAGATCCTGGACGGCTTGCTCCAGCGCCCGGACGACGAAGCCCCGTGGACCGCGCTCCGCCACTCGATGGGCCCGCTCGTCGAGTACTACGCGAGCCGGAGCGAGCGCGCCTTCCGCCTGGCCGCCCTCGCCGTGGCGACCCCGGCCCTGGCCACCGTCCAGCGGGACAAGCAGGCCAAATTCCACGCCCTGATCACCCCCGAGCTGGCCCGGCGCCTCGGCGCGGACCTGGACGACCCGACCGATCCGCGCCCCCGGGCCCTCATCGCCGGCGCCCTGGGCTGTCTGGACGCCGCTGTGGCCGCCTGGATCGCCGGCAACGGCAAGCAGCAGCTGGGCCAGCTGCTCGACCGCGCGATGGACGCGATCAACCAGCCCGGCGCGAACTGA
- a CDS encoding SDR family NAD(P)-dependent oxidoreductase translates to MDASEQLRFDGRVAVVTGAGRGLGRAHALLLAARGAKVVVNDFGGSKEGAGSDTGPANDVVAEIVAAGGIAVADTNSVGSEAGCQALVDGAVREFGRIDIVVNNAGISRWAGFPEADAENLEPTLDVHLRGTWHTTRAAWPHMVEQGYGRVVTTASTGMLGLADNLAYATAKGALIGFTRSLAFGSAAKGILVNCVAPNSVTRPSESAAKPNVVTANPMDAARAAAMATENVSPMVAYLAHESCTVNGEILVAGARRFGRWFLGFTPGWLDTADGVPTPEGVAAHWDEIVDEKDYYVPTGTMDWGGRFMSHLYPGA, encoded by the coding sequence ATGGACGCTTCTGAGCAACTTCGATTCGACGGCCGCGTGGCCGTCGTGACCGGCGCCGGGCGCGGGCTCGGCCGGGCGCACGCCCTGCTCCTGGCCGCCCGCGGCGCGAAGGTCGTCGTCAACGACTTCGGCGGCTCGAAGGAGGGTGCGGGCAGCGACACCGGGCCGGCCAACGACGTCGTCGCGGAGATCGTCGCCGCCGGTGGGATCGCGGTCGCCGACACCAACTCGGTGGGCTCCGAGGCCGGGTGTCAGGCCCTGGTCGACGGGGCGGTACGCGAGTTCGGGCGGATCGACATCGTGGTCAACAACGCCGGGATCTCCCGGTGGGCCGGGTTCCCCGAGGCCGATGCGGAGAACCTGGAGCCGACCCTCGACGTCCACCTGCGGGGCACCTGGCACACGACACGCGCGGCCTGGCCGCACATGGTGGAGCAGGGGTACGGGCGGGTCGTCACGACCGCGTCGACCGGGATGCTCGGGCTGGCCGACAACCTGGCGTACGCGACGGCGAAGGGCGCGCTGATCGGGTTCACCCGCAGCCTCGCGTTCGGCAGCGCCGCCAAGGGGATCCTGGTCAACTGCGTCGCACCGAACTCGGTGACCCGGCCCAGCGAGTCGGCGGCCAAGCCCAACGTGGTCACGGCCAACCCGATGGACGCGGCCCGGGCGGCGGCGATGGCGACCGAGAACGTGTCACCGATGGTCGCCTACCTGGCCCACGAGTCGTGCACGGTCAACGGCGAGATCCTGGTGGCCGGCGCGCGGCGGTTCGGCCGGTGGTTCCTGGGCTTCACGCCGGGCTGGCTCGACACCGCCGACGGTGTGCCGACGCCGGAGGGGGTGGCCGCGCACTGGGACGAGATCGTCGACGAGAAGGACTACTACGTCCCGACCGGAACCATGGACTGGGGCGGCCGTTTCATGTCCCACCTCTACCCGGGCGCATAA
- a CDS encoding NAD(P)/FAD-dependent oxidoreductase, translating to MTGRTDNDVDVEVLVIGAGVVGIYALYRALDAGFTARTLEAGDGVGGVWYFNRYPQARFDSESYTYAYIFSKDLFDEWRWTEEFATQPEIESYLNFVVDRFDLREHIHTGQRVTSAEYDEPANVWTVTTARGDVVRARWIISATGGLSVPHYPEIDGLDDFDGLAYHTGDWPHTPVDFTGKRVAIIGNGPSGAQLLPAIVDIVASVDLYQRTPTWTTPLNNAPLTDERHQWLSENWDTVVTTLTTSPSGFLHAPAGKFSTADTAEQRQAFFETIWRAPGFGKLTMNYYDMTTNRELNLEFCEFLAGKIRGIVEDPVTAERLIPTDHLFGAKRPPFVANYFESFNKPAASLISLRETPIVRVDATGIETTETHRDYDIIVYATGFDFGTGALTRMGVQGRAGLDLSKDWEDGPADFGGFSAHRLPNFFFPGGPHGAGGGNYPRYSQDQVDWILSTLIHAREHGFDVFEPTQDHQDAWMSMIETLAPKSIFSAEHSHYYGANVQGKPRKFLLNPGGRPKLHEMLGEMSSTENYTGAFGKVVNDVHA from the coding sequence ATGACTGGGCGGACCGACAACGACGTTGACGTGGAAGTGCTGGTGATCGGGGCCGGCGTGGTCGGCATCTACGCGCTCTACCGCGCGCTCGACGCCGGATTCACGGCGCGGACCCTCGAAGCCGGCGACGGCGTCGGCGGGGTCTGGTACTTCAACCGGTACCCGCAGGCGCGCTTCGACTCGGAGAGCTACACCTACGCGTACATCTTCTCGAAGGACCTGTTCGACGAGTGGCGCTGGACGGAGGAGTTCGCCACCCAGCCCGAGATCGAGAGCTACCTCAACTTCGTCGTCGACCGCTTCGACCTGCGCGAGCACATCCACACCGGCCAGCGGGTCACCTCGGCCGAGTACGACGAGCCGGCCAACGTCTGGACGGTGACGACCGCCAGGGGCGACGTCGTCCGCGCCCGCTGGATCATCTCGGCCACCGGCGGCCTCTCCGTCCCGCACTACCCGGAGATCGACGGCCTGGACGACTTCGACGGCCTGGCGTACCACACCGGAGACTGGCCGCACACGCCCGTGGACTTCACCGGCAAGCGCGTCGCCATCATCGGCAACGGCCCCAGCGGCGCCCAGCTGCTCCCGGCCATCGTCGACATCGTCGCGTCGGTCGACCTCTACCAGCGCACCCCGACCTGGACCACCCCGCTCAACAACGCCCCGCTCACCGACGAGCGCCACCAATGGCTCAGCGAGAACTGGGACACCGTGGTCACGACACTGACCACCTCGCCGTCGGGCTTCCTGCACGCGCCGGCCGGCAAGTTCTCCACCGCCGACACCGCCGAGCAGCGGCAGGCCTTCTTCGAGACGATCTGGCGGGCACCCGGCTTCGGCAAGCTGACCATGAACTACTACGACATGACCACGAACCGCGAGCTCAACCTGGAGTTCTGCGAATTCCTGGCCGGCAAGATCCGCGGCATCGTCGAGGACCCGGTGACCGCCGAGCGGCTGATCCCCACGGACCACCTGTTCGGCGCCAAACGGCCGCCGTTCGTGGCGAACTACTTCGAGTCGTTCAACAAGCCGGCCGCGTCGCTGATCTCGCTCCGGGAGACCCCGATCGTGCGGGTCGACGCGACCGGCATCGAGACCACCGAGACGCACCGCGACTACGACATCATCGTGTACGCGACCGGCTTCGACTTCGGCACCGGAGCGCTCACCCGGATGGGCGTACAGGGACGTGCCGGTCTTGATCTGAGCAAGGACTGGGAAGACGGCCCGGCCGACTTCGGCGGCTTCAGCGCCCACCGGCTGCCGAACTTCTTCTTCCCCGGCGGCCCGCACGGCGCCGGTGGCGGCAACTATCCGCGCTACTCCCAGGACCAGGTCGACTGGATCCTGTCGACGCTGATCCACGCGCGCGAGCACGGCTTCGACGTCTTCGAGCCCACGCAGGACCACCAGGACGCGTGGATGTCCATGATCGAGACGCTGGCCCCGAAGTCGATCTTCTCGGCCGAGCACAGCCACTACTACGGCGCCAACGTCCAGGGCAAGCCCCGCAAGTTCCTGCTCAACCCGGGCGGGCGCCCCAAGCTGCACGAAATGCTCGGCGAGATGTCCTCGACCGAGAACTACACCGGTGCGTTCGGAAAGGTCGTCAACGATGTCCACGCCTGA
- a CDS encoding DUF4286 family protein — protein sequence MSTPDPRREALLALSNPIEGKDEEFRTWYWGTHIPEILALPGFVAAHRYRVPDAVTLGAPHRYATLYEVDGSADEARTLLFTSNLTTSDALDVATAVVLPVAAAD from the coding sequence ATGTCCACGCCTGACCCTCGTCGCGAGGCGCTGCTGGCCCTCAGCAACCCCATCGAAGGCAAAGACGAAGAATTTCGTACGTGGTACTGGGGCACCCACATCCCGGAAATCCTCGCGCTGCCCGGCTTCGTGGCGGCCCACCGCTACCGGGTCCCGGACGCGGTCACGCTCGGGGCGCCGCACCGGTACGCCACGCTCTACGAGGTGGACGGCTCGGCCGACGAGGCCCGCACCCTGCTGTTCACCTCAAACCTGACCACCAGCGACGCCCTCGACGTGGCAACCGCCGTAGTCCTCCCCGTCGCCGCCGCCGACTGA
- a CDS encoding phosphotransferase has translation MRIDWTALPEAVTKEVADRVGGLRVVPATTGDHAEIAATVTGTSGTVFVKAARSDFGVRSLRFERRVSEAVSGPHSPAVAWHFEAAGWLAVGFEHCAGPHADLSPGSPGLELLGGALTVLGETPAPDVPLFSPQARLGFDHPAMSGDTLVHTDLGPANLIVTRHGLRIVDWAMATRAAPWVEPAMLTPWLIGAGHTPEQADRWLARQPAWRSADPVVLDHFAAKNAAKWASKSAGSTAPWMRDLAAWTAQWSAYRIKTGPGGSVGGGDGEDYGGCHVEGVAGGQV, from the coding sequence ATGCGCATTGACTGGACCGCGTTGCCCGAGGCCGTCACGAAAGAGGTGGCCGACCGCGTCGGCGGACTTCGTGTCGTCCCCGCCACGACCGGTGACCACGCGGAGATAGCCGCGACCGTCACCGGGACGAGTGGCACGGTGTTCGTCAAGGCGGCCCGCAGCGACTTCGGTGTCCGGTCGCTGCGATTCGAGCGGCGGGTGAGCGAGGCCGTCAGCGGGCCGCACTCACCCGCGGTCGCCTGGCACTTCGAGGCGGCCGGCTGGCTGGCGGTGGGCTTCGAGCACTGCGCGGGCCCGCACGCCGACCTGTCCCCGGGCAGTCCCGGTCTGGAGCTCCTCGGCGGGGCACTGACGGTTCTCGGGGAGACCCCGGCACCCGATGTGCCGCTGTTCAGCCCGCAAGCGCGGCTCGGGTTCGACCATCCGGCGATGAGCGGCGACACGCTCGTGCATACCGACCTCGGCCCGGCCAACCTGATCGTGACCCGGCACGGCCTGCGCATCGTCGACTGGGCGATGGCGACCAGGGCAGCACCGTGGGTCGAGCCGGCCATGCTCACGCCGTGGCTGATCGGCGCCGGCCATACCCCCGAGCAGGCTGACCGATGGCTGGCGCGCCAACCCGCGTGGCGGTCCGCCGATCCGGTGGTCCTGGACCACTTCGCGGCGAAGAACGCGGCGAAGTGGGCGTCCAAGTCGGCCGGATCGACGGCGCCGTGGATGCGTGACCTCGCGGCCTGGACGGCTCAGTGGTCGGCGTATCGGATCAAAACCGGCCCGGGTGGCTCAGTCGGCGGCGGCGACGGGGAGGACTACGGCGGTTGCCACGTCGAGGGCGTCGCTGGTGGTCAGGTTTGA
- a CDS encoding O-methyltransferase: MTDTSLLPAAVAVAYRRAETAGFGYSSEPLAGQLLATLSAAVRPGGRILELGTGAGAGLAWIGHGLGDRRDVEVVSVEFDKSLATAVREAGLPDRFEVRVGDAEALLPELGTFDLVFADAPAGKWTGLDLTIAALADGGVLFVDDMDPGRYAEPEHRAVVDGIRRTLTGHDALVATDLPVGSGFILAVRR, translated from the coding sequence ATGACCGACACCTCCCTGCTGCCCGCCGCGGTGGCCGTCGCCTATCGCCGGGCCGAGACCGCCGGGTTCGGCTACTCCAGCGAACCGCTCGCCGGGCAGCTGCTGGCGACGCTGAGTGCCGCCGTGCGCCCGGGCGGCCGGATTCTCGAACTCGGCACCGGGGCCGGCGCCGGCCTGGCGTGGATCGGTCACGGCCTCGGCGATCGCCGGGATGTCGAGGTCGTCTCGGTGGAGTTCGACAAGAGCCTGGCCACCGCGGTCCGGGAGGCCGGTCTGCCGGACCGGTTCGAGGTCCGCGTCGGTGACGCCGAGGCGCTGCTGCCGGAGCTCGGCACCTTCGACCTGGTCTTCGCGGATGCCCCGGCCGGGAAGTGGACCGGCCTGGACCTGACCATTGCCGCGCTCGCCGACGGCGGGGTGCTGTTCGTCGACGACATGGACCCGGGCCGGTACGCCGAACCGGAGCACCGGGCGGTGGTCGACGGCATCCGGCGCACGCTCACCGGGCACGACGCGCTGGTCGCCACCGACCTCCCGGTGGGCAGCGGATTCATCCTGGCCGTCCGCCGCTGA
- a CDS encoding IclR family transcriptional regulator, giving the protein MDTQATGAPSAPDRQRHPLARGIEIVTLMVDSGEPSYGVRELGNRLGVSASTAHRLLGDLEELGMVSRTPAGNYRLGMEFLRLAWTASTRFPIREAATDVLADLSKESGESSFFAVYNEQRRRLMFAVSVESPHPLRYTVPQGVWLPLHAGASGLAILAFLPADVQDQIIHGALDALTERTLVDADKLAERLAQIRRDGYALSHGERIDGAIAIAAPVLGPADAVIGDVGITIPETRFNATRTAEMTALVKEAAALLTRRFTGARPESAKAGG; this is encoded by the coding sequence GTGGACACGCAGGCAACCGGAGCGCCGAGCGCCCCCGACCGGCAGCGTCATCCCCTGGCGCGCGGGATCGAGATCGTCACCCTGATGGTCGACAGCGGCGAGCCGTCCTACGGCGTGCGCGAGCTCGGCAACCGTCTCGGGGTCAGCGCCAGCACCGCCCACCGGCTGCTCGGCGACCTGGAGGAGCTGGGGATGGTGTCGCGCACCCCGGCCGGCAACTACCGCCTGGGCATGGAGTTCCTGCGCCTGGCCTGGACCGCCAGCACCCGCTTCCCGATCCGCGAGGCGGCCACCGACGTGCTGGCCGACCTGAGCAAGGAGAGCGGCGAGTCGTCGTTCTTCGCGGTCTACAACGAACAGCGCCGCCGGCTGATGTTCGCGGTCTCGGTCGAGTCCCCGCACCCGCTGCGGTACACGGTGCCCCAGGGCGTCTGGCTGCCGCTGCACGCCGGGGCCAGCGGGCTGGCGATCCTCGCCTTCCTGCCCGCCGACGTGCAGGATCAGATCATCCACGGGGCGCTGGACGCGCTCACCGAGCGGACGCTGGTCGACGCGGACAAGCTGGCCGAGCGGCTGGCCCAGATCCGGCGGGACGGGTACGCGCTGTCGCACGGGGAGCGGATCGACGGGGCGATCGCCATCGCCGCCCCGGTGCTGGGGCCGGCCGACGCGGTGATCGGCGATGTCGGCATCACCATTCCGGAGACGCGTTTCAACGCCACCCGGACGGCCGAGATGACCGCGCTCGTCAAGGAGGCGGCGGCGCTGCTGACCCGGCGCTTCACCGGCGCCCGCCCCGAGTCGGCGAAGGCCGGCGGCTGA
- a CDS encoding FAD-dependent oxidoreductase yields the protein MARPLRVAIVGSGPAGLYCAQILTEEADRDVAVDVFERLPTPFGLVRYGVAPDHQKIKSIVAALAETFESPRVRFLGNVTVGADLGLDELRARYDAVVLAAGAPLDRRLGVPGEHLPGVLPARHFVSWYSGHPDATFDTALLAAERAMVVGVGNVALDVARMLVRTPDELRRTDVPEHVIDALAGHAVREVTVVGRRGPRFARFTNKELLELAAVPSADLIVEPADLALPDAELSRVAGEPATKRLLASLQKIADREPAGRDRRIRLLFDRTPIEFTGDTGVRTVRLARTSDPTVVEEIDAGLVLPAVGYRSTPLPGAPFDDATGTIPHADSRVDRAGGLYVVGWAKRGPSGVIGTNRLCASETVASLLADAPALLDRDLAGGPVDDLLRSRGVPVVGWDRWQRIEAAEARLGAAHGRDRVKLHDTASMLAAAGIA from the coding sequence ATGGCCCGCCCGCTGCGTGTCGCGATCGTCGGCTCCGGCCCGGCCGGCCTGTACTGCGCGCAGATCCTGACCGAGGAGGCCGACCGGGACGTCGCGGTGGACGTGTTCGAGCGCCTGCCCACCCCGTTCGGCCTGGTCCGGTACGGCGTCGCGCCGGACCACCAGAAGATCAAGTCGATCGTCGCCGCGCTGGCCGAGACGTTCGAGTCCCCCCGCGTGCGGTTCCTCGGCAACGTGACAGTCGGCGCCGACCTCGGCCTCGACGAGCTGCGTGCCCGCTACGACGCCGTGGTGCTGGCCGCCGGCGCGCCGCTGGACCGCCGGCTCGGTGTCCCCGGCGAGCACCTGCCCGGCGTCCTGCCCGCCCGGCACTTCGTGTCCTGGTACAGCGGCCACCCGGACGCGACCTTCGACACCGCGCTGCTGGCCGCCGAGCGGGCCATGGTCGTGGGCGTCGGCAACGTGGCGCTCGACGTGGCGCGCATGCTGGTCCGTACCCCGGACGAGCTGCGCCGCACCGACGTGCCCGAGCACGTGATCGACGCGCTGGCCGGGCACGCGGTCCGCGAGGTCACCGTCGTCGGGCGCCGCGGCCCGCGGTTCGCCAGGTTCACCAACAAGGAGCTGCTCGAACTGGCCGCGGTGCCGAGCGCCGACCTGATCGTCGAGCCCGCGGACCTGGCGCTGCCCGACGCCGAGCTCTCTCGCGTCGCCGGTGAGCCGGCCACCAAGCGGCTGCTCGCCTCGCTGCAGAAGATCGCCGACCGGGAGCCGGCGGGCCGCGACCGGCGCATCCGGTTGCTGTTCGACCGGACCCCGATCGAGTTCACCGGCGACACCGGCGTGCGGACGGTGCGCCTGGCCCGCACCAGCGATCCCACCGTCGTCGAGGAGATCGACGCCGGCCTGGTCCTGCCGGCGGTGGGCTACCGCAGCACGCCGCTGCCGGGCGCCCCCTTCGACGACGCCACCGGGACGATCCCGCACGCCGACTCCCGCGTCGACCGGGCCGGCGGGCTCTACGTCGTGGGCTGGGCCAAGCGCGGACCCAGCGGCGTGATCGGCACCAATCGCCTGTGCGCGAGCGAGACCGTGGCCAGCCTCCTGGCCGACGCTCCCGCCCTGCTCGATCGGGACCTGGCCGGCGGGCCGGTCGACGACCTGCTGCGCTCGCGCGGCGTACCGGTGGTCGGCTGGGACCGCTGGCAGCGCATCGAGGCCGCCGAGGCGCGGCTGGGCGCCGCGCACGGGCGCGACCGGGTCAAGCTGCACGACACGGCGAGCATGCTGGCGGCGGCCGGCATCGCCTGA
- the fdxA gene encoding ferredoxin, whose translation MTFVVTQGCVDVQDKSCIQVCPADCIYEGARMMYINPDQCIDCGACEEVCPMSAIRFDGDLAGEDEKFLDLNAEFFEATGPLKGARKLGRIEHDVDYVVQLPPQGS comes from the coding sequence ATGACCTTCGTGGTGACGCAGGGCTGCGTCGACGTTCAGGACAAGAGCTGCATCCAGGTCTGCCCGGCCGACTGCATCTACGAGGGCGCCCGGATGATGTACATCAACCCGGACCAGTGCATCGACTGCGGCGCCTGCGAAGAGGTGTGCCCGATGTCGGCGATCCGCTTCGACGGCGACCTGGCCGGCGAGGACGAGAAGTTCCTCGACCTCAACGCCGAGTTCTTCGAGGCGACCGGCCCGCTCAAGGGCGCCCGCAAGCTCGGCCGGATCGAGCACGACGTCGACTACGTCGTTCAGCTGCCGCCCCAGGGGAGCTGA
- a CDS encoding ferredoxin — MHLEANRDRCVGSGQCVLVDPDAFDQDDADGLVVLLRAQPHDDAGLARAREAVNVCPGRALSLAD; from the coding sequence ATGCACCTCGAGGCCAACCGGGACCGCTGCGTCGGCTCCGGGCAGTGCGTCCTGGTCGACCCGGACGCCTTCGACCAGGACGACGCCGACGGCCTGGTCGTCCTGCTCCGCGCGCAACCGCACGACGACGCCGGACTCGCCCGGGCCCGGGAAGCGGTCAACGTCTGCCCGGGCCGCGCCCTCTCGCTCGCCGACTGA
- a CDS encoding cytochrome P450 has translation MTSPTISFTRTEPYRPPADHVKLQAEAPISRVRRPDGRELWVLTRHEDVRAMLMDTRFSSDRRDPRHPAHMAHMGPDYKPGLIEMDPPEHTALRRSLIGEFTVSRLAAWRPRIQQMVDESIDAMLAGPAHTDLVEALSLPIPSMVISEMLGVPYTDHAFFQENSANFSRIDTTPEQKGAAVANLRGYLADLVQQKLKEPGNDLLTRQLAAGVAPEDLGPIGFLLLIAGHETTANMISLSIATLLDRREKLQALRDDPAITVGAVEELLRYFTIAEVGHQRLALADIEIGGVLIREGEVVFGLAHTANRDASVFPEPDDLDFTRLARNHLAFGFGPHQCLGQNLARLELEIVLATVLRRMPTLRLAVPFDEIPFKENGPNYGVNELQVAW, from the coding sequence ATGACGTCACCGACGATCTCGTTCACCCGTACGGAGCCCTACCGGCCGCCGGCCGATCACGTGAAACTGCAGGCCGAGGCCCCGATCAGCCGGGTGCGCCGGCCCGACGGCCGCGAGCTCTGGGTGCTCACCCGGCACGAGGACGTCCGGGCCATGCTGATGGACACCCGGTTCAGCTCGGACCGTCGCGACCCGCGGCACCCCGCGCACATGGCCCACATGGGGCCGGACTACAAACCGGGGCTGATCGAGATGGATCCGCCCGAGCACACCGCGCTGCGCCGCTCGCTGATCGGCGAGTTCACCGTGTCGCGGCTGGCCGCCTGGCGGCCGCGGATCCAGCAGATGGTCGACGAGAGCATCGACGCGATGCTGGCCGGGCCGGCGCACACCGATCTGGTCGAGGCGCTCTCGCTGCCGATCCCGTCGATGGTCATCTCCGAGATGCTCGGGGTGCCGTACACGGATCACGCCTTCTTCCAGGAGAACAGCGCGAACTTCTCGCGGATCGACACGACCCCGGAGCAGAAGGGCGCCGCCGTCGCCAACCTGCGCGGCTACCTCGCCGACCTGGTCCAGCAGAAGCTCAAGGAGCCGGGCAACGACCTGCTCACCCGCCAGCTCGCCGCCGGCGTCGCCCCCGAGGACCTCGGCCCGATCGGGTTCCTGCTGCTGATCGCCGGGCACGAGACCACCGCGAACATGATCTCGCTGTCCATCGCCACCCTGCTGGACCGGCGCGAGAAGCTGCAGGCGCTCCGCGACGACCCGGCGATCACCGTCGGCGCGGTGGAGGAGCTGCTGCGCTACTTCACCATCGCCGAGGTCGGGCACCAGCGCCTCGCACTGGCCGACATCGAGATCGGCGGCGTCCTGATCCGGGAGGGCGAGGTGGTGTTCGGGCTCGCCCACACCGCGAACCGGGACGCATCGGTCTTCCCCGAGCCGGACGACCTCGACTTCACCCGGCTGGCCCGCAACCACCTCGCGTTCGGGTTCGGCCCGCACCAGTGCCTCGGCCAGAACCTCGCCCGCCTGGAGCTGGAGATCGTCCTCGCCACCGTGCTGCGCCGGATGCCCACGCTGCGGCTGGCGGTGCCGTTCGACGAGATCCCGTTCAAGGAGAACGGCCCGAACTACGGCGTCAACGAGCTGCAGGTGGCGTGGTGA
- a CDS encoding TetR/AcrR family transcriptional regulator has protein sequence MRADARRNLQQIIATAMRMFGESGLDVPMEAIARRAGVGVGTLYRRFPDRGELVAAVAAHAFRAVLEDLRAASRESASAWDALVRLLTGSENLLLTIHLAFLSPQVWTPVHAAPESRDVHREMMGALDALVRDAQREGAIRADVGSGDVLSLVSLVLGSPLAAADPAGRVRAQRWLRLVLDGLRADPGSTLPGSAVTLGDLGVAELSLRD, from the coding sequence ATGCGCGCGGACGCCCGGCGCAACCTGCAGCAGATCATCGCGACGGCGATGCGGATGTTCGGCGAGTCGGGCCTGGACGTGCCGATGGAGGCGATCGCCCGCCGGGCCGGCGTCGGCGTCGGCACGTTGTACCGGCGCTTCCCGGACCGTGGCGAGCTGGTCGCCGCGGTCGCCGCGCACGCCTTCCGGGCCGTGCTGGAAGACCTGCGGGCCGCGTCCCGGGAGTCGGCGAGCGCCTGGGACGCGCTGGTCCGGTTGCTGACCGGTTCGGAGAACCTGCTCCTGACGATTCATCTGGCCTTCCTGTCTCCGCAGGTCTGGACCCCGGTGCACGCCGCGCCGGAGTCCCGCGACGTGCACCGGGAGATGATGGGCGCGCTGGACGCCCTGGTGCGCGACGCGCAGCGGGAGGGCGCGATCCGCGCCGACGTCGGTTCCGGGGACGTGCTGAGCCTGGTGTCGCTGGTGCTCGGGTCGCCGCTCGCGGCCGCCGATCCGGCCGGGCGGGTCCGGGCGCAGCGGTGGCTGCGTCTGGTGCTCGACGGGCTGCGCGCGGACCCGGGGAGCACGCTGCCCGGGTCCGCGGTCACGCTCGGGGATCTGGGGGTCGCCGAATTGAGCCTGCGTGATTAA